One Antiquaquibacter oligotrophicus genomic region harbors:
- a CDS encoding transferase, with the protein MQKVYEDVESDAGEVTRYRKHNNGRGYVALKATAHPTAEIIETAYVEPGAEIAAGVYIGAGSWIDRSAFIAAGAFIGSNVHIGNSAHVGRQARVGSGSRVSDGVRIADGARIPRDTVVTSDVLGETAKAA; encoded by the coding sequence ATGCAAAAGGTTTATGAGGACGTGGAATCGGATGCGGGCGAGGTGACTCGGTACCGCAAGCACAACAACGGTCGGGGCTATGTCGCACTCAAAGCGACTGCGCACCCCACGGCCGAAATTATTGAGACAGCCTACGTTGAGCCCGGCGCGGAGATCGCCGCCGGCGTCTACATCGGCGCTGGCAGCTGGATCGACCGCTCGGCGTTTATCGCCGCGGGTGCATTCATCGGCAGCAACGTGCACATCGGCAACTCCGCCCACGTGGGTCGACAGGCCCGTGTCGGGAGCGGCAGCCGCGTGAGTGACGGCGTGCGTATTGCCGACGGGGCGCGCATCCCGCGCGATACGGTCGTGACCAGTGACGTGCTGGGGGAGACGGCAAAGGCCGCGTAA
- a CDS encoding aminotransferase class I/II-fold pyridoxal phosphate-dependent enzyme has product MTVSGSWERAARGAMLIAGDGELRPTIFAEMSALAAHTGAINLGQGFPDDNAPADVLEAAREAIAAGLNQYPPGLGMPDLRAAIAEHQAHFYDLEVDPDTEVLVTAGATEALAATILALTQPGDRVVVFEPFYDAYGAVAALADTEFVTVPLRAPDFAPDLDALRDAVTDSTRLIIVNTPHNPTGAVFSDEVLTLIVELAHHHDAIIVTDEVYEHLTFGVPHRPVATLAGASDRTVSISSAGKTFSVTGWKIGWITARPELLRAITAVKQYLTYVNGGPFQPAVATGLRLPDSYFVGAAQSLESRCRLLSAGLEAAGFGVLSPRAGYFVIADAAPLGITDADTFCRELPARAGVAAVPVTAFVREGNRDQFRSLVRFAFCKQEGVLRTASERLAELRL; this is encoded by the coding sequence GTGACTGTCTCGGGTAGTTGGGAGCGCGCCGCGCGCGGCGCCATGCTCATCGCGGGCGACGGAGAATTGCGCCCCACCATCTTTGCGGAGATGTCCGCCCTCGCTGCGCACACCGGGGCGATCAACCTTGGGCAGGGCTTCCCCGACGACAACGCACCAGCGGACGTACTCGAGGCGGCACGAGAGGCGATTGCCGCAGGACTCAATCAATACCCGCCGGGGCTCGGGATGCCCGATCTGCGCGCCGCGATCGCCGAACACCAGGCGCACTTCTACGACCTCGAGGTCGATCCGGACACGGAGGTGCTCGTCACGGCTGGCGCCACGGAGGCGCTCGCCGCCACGATCCTCGCCCTCACGCAACCCGGCGACCGCGTTGTCGTGTTCGAACCGTTCTACGACGCATACGGGGCCGTGGCAGCCCTCGCTGACACCGAGTTCGTGACCGTTCCCCTACGAGCTCCCGACTTCGCCCCGGACCTGGATGCCCTGCGCGATGCTGTGACCGACTCGACGCGCCTCATCATCGTCAACACACCGCACAACCCGACCGGCGCCGTGTTCTCCGACGAGGTACTCACACTCATCGTCGAGCTGGCGCACCACCACGACGCGATCATCGTCACGGACGAGGTCTACGAGCACCTCACGTTCGGGGTGCCGCACCGCCCCGTCGCGACGTTGGCTGGGGCATCCGATCGCACGGTGTCCATCTCGAGTGCGGGCAAGACCTTCAGTGTCACCGGCTGGAAGATCGGTTGGATCACGGCGCGACCAGAGCTCCTGCGGGCGATCACCGCCGTCAAGCAGTACCTCACCTACGTCAACGGTGGTCCGTTCCAGCCCGCCGTCGCGACCGGGCTGCGCCTACCCGATTCCTATTTCGTGGGCGCAGCCCAGTCGCTCGAAAGTCGGTGCCGGTTGCTGTCAGCGGGGCTCGAAGCGGCGGGCTTCGGCGTGCTGTCGCCGCGCGCCGGCTACTTCGTGATCGCGGATGCCGCGCCCCTCGGCATCACGGACGCCGACACGTTCTGCCGCGAACTACCCGCCCGCGCCGGCGTTGCGGCCGTACCGGTGACGGCATTCGTGCGCGAAGGCAACCGCGACCAGTTCCGCTCCCTCGTGCGGTTCGCATTCTGCAAGCAGGAAGGTGTGCTGCGCACCGCGAGCGAACGGCTCGCTGAACTGCGCCTCTAG
- a CDS encoding carbon-nitrogen hydrolase family protein yields the protein MARVSLLAVAQFAPGTDRAANLDDIAALAADAAGRGAGLIVLPEYSSWFAPDLGEAWLEGAEALDGAFVSGLTSLSRELGIHLIAGMLEHASERRVSNTVVAVSPSEGHVATYRKIHLYDAFGQRESDWVEPGDLDPPETFEWDGLVVGLQTCYDLRFPEVTRRLVDAGADIVAVPSEWVRGPLKEHHWRTLITARALENTLYLAASDHTPPIGVGNSMIVDPMGVELAGLGETRGIAVAEVSAERIAAVREVNPALTLRRL from the coding sequence GTGGCGCGGGTGAGCCTACTCGCGGTCGCACAGTTCGCGCCCGGCACGGATCGCGCCGCGAACCTCGACGACATTGCCGCTCTCGCCGCGGATGCCGCAGGGCGCGGGGCCGGGCTCATCGTGCTGCCGGAGTACTCGTCCTGGTTCGCGCCGGACCTGGGGGAGGCGTGGCTCGAGGGCGCGGAGGCTCTCGACGGTGCGTTCGTGTCTGGTCTCACTTCGCTGTCACGTGAGCTCGGCATCCATCTCATCGCCGGGATGCTCGAGCACGCGAGCGAGCGCCGTGTCTCGAACACCGTGGTCGCCGTCTCGCCGAGCGAGGGTCACGTGGCCACCTACCGCAAGATCCACCTCTACGACGCGTTCGGGCAGCGCGAATCCGACTGGGTCGAGCCCGGCGACCTCGATCCGCCGGAGACCTTCGAGTGGGACGGCCTCGTTGTCGGTCTGCAGACCTGCTACGACCTGCGTTTTCCGGAGGTGACCCGGCGACTCGTCGACGCCGGCGCCGACATTGTCGCCGTGCCATCGGAGTGGGTGCGTGGTCCGCTCAAGGAGCACCACTGGCGCACCCTCATCACCGCGCGGGCATTGGAGAACACCCTGTACCTGGCGGCCTCCGACCACACTCCGCCGATCGGTGTCGGCAACAGCATGATCGTTGACCCCATGGGTGTCGAGCTTGCCGGGCTGGGGGAGACGCGCGGGATCGCGGTCGCCGAAGTGTCGGCCGAGCGTATTGCCGCGGTGCGCGAGGTGAACCCCGCTCTCACGCTGCGCAGGCTCTAG
- the nadE gene encoding ammonia-dependent NAD(+) synthetase: MRERQAHIIQALNVRPEIDPAAEVRARIDFVKEYVRASGAKGLVLGISGGQDSSLAGRICQLASEELRAEGAEATFVAVRLPYQVQRDEEDAQLALGFIAPDQRVTFNIHRAVDGFEDEYGDALGHEMSDFTKGNVKARARMIAQYAIAGQSGYLVVGTDHAAEAVTGFFTKFGDGGADILPLSGLTKGQGKQLLQELGAPERLYLKAPTADLLDDTPGQTDEANLGLTYADIDAFLLGEDIDPAVAEAIEQRYAMTQHKRSEPVTMFDDWWRG; the protein is encoded by the coding sequence ATGCGAGAGCGTCAGGCACACATCATCCAGGCACTCAACGTGCGGCCCGAGATCGACCCGGCTGCTGAGGTGCGCGCGCGTATCGACTTCGTGAAGGAGTATGTGCGCGCCTCCGGGGCCAAAGGTCTCGTGCTCGGCATCAGCGGTGGACAGGACTCGTCGCTCGCCGGTCGGATTTGCCAGCTCGCGAGCGAGGAGCTGCGCGCCGAGGGAGCGGAAGCGACCTTCGTCGCCGTGCGTCTGCCGTACCAGGTGCAGCGTGACGAAGAGGATGCCCAGCTCGCGCTCGGCTTCATCGCTCCAGATCAACGCGTCACCTTCAACATCCACCGCGCCGTCGACGGCTTCGAGGATGAATACGGTGACGCGCTTGGCCACGAGATGAGCGACTTCACCAAAGGCAACGTGAAGGCTCGCGCGCGTATGATCGCCCAGTACGCGATCGCTGGTCAGTCGGGCTACCTTGTCGTCGGGACCGACCACGCCGCCGAGGCGGTCACCGGATTCTTCACCAAGTTCGGTGACGGGGGAGCGGACATCCTTCCGCTCAGCGGCCTCACCAAAGGCCAGGGCAAACAGTTGCTGCAGGAGCTCGGCGCCCCCGAGCGCCTCTACCTGAAGGCACCAACGGCCGACCTCCTCGATGACACCCCCGGTCAGACGGATGAAGCGAACCTGGGTCTCACCTACGCCGATATCGATGCGTTCCTCCTCGGAGAAGACATCGACCCCGCCGTCGCCGAGGCGATCGAGCAGCGCTACGCGATGACGCAGCACAAGCGTTCGGAGCCTGTGACAATGTTCGACGACTGGTGGCGCGGGTGA